A segment of the Collimonas fungivorans genome:
GCAAAAGGTTGAGTGGTGAAATGGTGCGGTACACAGGCAATATCTTTCTGGTAGGCCTGATGGGCGCGGGCAAGACTACGGTTGGCCGCGCTCTGGCAAAAAAACTCAACAAGCTATTCATTGATTCGGATCACGAAATCGAGGCGCGTACCGGCGTCTCGATTCCGTTGATTTTTGAAATAGAAGGCGAAGAGAGCTTTCGTCAGCGCGAGACGGAAGTAATACGCGACCTCAGCGGCAGGCGCGGCATCGTGCTGGCCACCGGCGGCGGCGCCGTCATGCGGCCGGAAAACCGCGAATATCTGAAAAGCCGCGGCACCGTCATTTACCTGCGTGCCAGCATCCACAATATCCTGCAGCGCACCAGCCGCGACAAGAACCGGCCGTTATTGCAAACTGCCGATCCGCGCCGGCGCCTGGAAGAACTGTCGCGGCAGCGTGAGCCGTATTATCGCGACGTGGCCGACATTGTCATCGACACCGGCCGACCTAACGTACAATTCCTGGTACACAGCATTTTGAGCCAGCTGGACCTGCTGCCCGACGAACCCGGGCAGGGATCGGGTACAGTTAACAACCAGGCCGGCGCTATCGTTCCTAATTCACCGAATTCGTCCATGGATCAACAGTTAACCCAGCAGTCCACTCCGCCGGCCCCGGCGCCGACCATCACGCTCCAGGTAGAACTGGGCGAGCGTAGCTACCCGATCGAGATCGGGCCGTCGCTGCTGAACGACCGCGAGCGGATCGCACGCCTGATCACTGGCAAGCAGGTCGCCGTGGTAACCAACACCACCGTCGCGCCGCTTTATCTGCAGGGGTTTAGCCAGGCATTGAAAGACGCCGGCAAGAGTGTGCTGGAAATCGTGTTGCCGGACGGCGAAGAAGAAAAGAACTGGGCCAGCCTGATGCAGATTTTCGACCGCCTGCTGGGCGCAAAGTGCGACCGCAAGACGACGCTGATCGCCCTCGGCGGCGGCGTGATCGGCGACCTCACCGGTTTCGCGGCTTCGGCCTACATGCGCGGTGTGCCGTTCGTGCAGATTCCGACTACCTTGCTGGCGCAGGTCGATTCCTCGGTGGGCGGCAAAACCGGCATCAACCACCCGCTCGGCAAAAACATGATCGGCGCCTTCTACCAGCCGCAAGCCGTGATCGCCGACACCATGACCTTGCACAGCTTGCCGGAGCGCGAGCTGTCGGCCGGGCTGGCGGAAGTGATCAAATACGGCGCCGTGATCGACGCCGAATTCTTCACATGGATAGAGGCCAATATCGGCAAGCTGATGGCGCGCGACAATGCCGCCCTGGCTTACGCCATCCGCCGCTCCTGCGAACTGAAAGCCGACGTGGTCCGGCAAGACGAGCGCGAAGGCGGCTTGCGCGCGATCCTGAATTTCGGCCATACCTTCGGCCACGCGATCGAATCCGGCCTGGGCTACGGCAAATGGCTGCACGGTGAAGCAGTCGGCTGCGGCATGGTGATGGCAGCGGACCTGTCGCACCGGCTGGGACATATCAGCGCGGTCGACAAGGAACGCGTCAGCGCGCTGGTGCGCGCCGCCGGCTTGCCGACCGAGGCGCCCAACCTTGGCGCCCAGCGCTGGCTGGAGCTGATGCAGATCGACAAGAAAAATGAAGATGGCCAGATCAAGTTCATCCTGATGAAACCATTGGGCGGCCACCTGATCACCGGCGCGCCGCAAGACGCACTGCTGGCGACGCTGCAGCAACTGGCCTCGGGAGACTTGCCACAATGAATCCGGAAGCGTCCCTTGCTCTCTATGCCGCACATTCTGCGCTGTCGCGAGGACGCCTGTTCGAGGAAACGCCACCCAGCGCCCGCAGCGAGTTCCAGCGCGACCGCGACCGCATCATTCATTGCACTGCATTCCGCCGCCTGGAATACAAGACCCAGGTATTCGTCAACCATGAGGGCGACCTGTTCCGCACGCGCCTGACGCACAGCATCGAAGTGGCGCAGATAGCCCGCTCGATTGCGCGCAACCTGCAGTTGAACGAAGACTTGGTGGAAGCGATTTCACTGGCCCACGACCTCGGACATACGCCATTCGGCCATGCCGGCCAGGATGCCTTGAATGACTGCATGGAGGGCCATGGCGGCTTCGAACACAATCTGCAGAGCCTGCGTGTGGTCGACCAGCTGGAACAGCGCTACGGTGCGTTTGACGGCCTGAACCTGATGTTCGAGACCCGCGAGGGCATCCTGAAGCACTGTTCGCTGGCCAATGCCAAGAAACTGGGCGATATCGGCGAGCGCTTCATACAGCGCAAGCAGCCGAGCCTGGAGGCGCAAGTCGCCAACCTGGCCGACGAGATCGCCTATAACAACCACGATGTCGACGACGGCCTGCGTTCAGGCTTGCTGACACTGGAGCAGATGAACCAGATTGATTTCTACGCAAGACATAGCCGCGAGGTCGAACGGCTGTTTCCGGGCCTGGGCGGGCGCCGTGCGATCAACGAGACGGTGCGGCGCATGATCAATGCCCTGATCACCGACCTGATCCAGACCTCGCAGCAACGAATCCTGGATGCCCGCCTGCAGAGCGTCGACGACGTGCGCAATGCGCCGCCCCTGATTGCATTTTCCGACGGCATGGCGCAACAGGCTGCCTTGCTGAAACGCTTCCTGCGCGAAAACCTGTATCGCCATTACCTGGTCAACCGCATGACGGCCAAGGCGCGCCGCATCGTCGCCGAACTGTATGCCTGTTTCAGCGCCGAACCGAACCTGCTGCCGCCCGACTACCAGCTCGACCAAGCTGGCGCCGCCGGTGCAAATTCGCAGGCGCGCGCGATTGCCGATTACATCGCCGGCATGACCGACCGTTATGCGATACGCGAGCACAGGCGCCTGTTCCTGGTGGACGAAGGCCATCTTTAATTGATATTCGGGCAGCAGGGCCATTTTCAGCTTCTTGATCTAATCGCAACAAATTGGGTTAGACTTTGTCGTTATCCATATAACCTCATGAGGATCACCATGCGACGCATATACCAAACGGCAGTGACTTTGACCCTGGCGGCGGCGGCTTCCGCTGCGCTGGCTTTATCGCTAAGCGACCTGAGCAACCAGGACGCCAGCAGCGGCCTGAAAGCCGCATTGCAAAAGGGCGCGGATGTTGCAGTGTCGAAGCTGGGCGTCGAGAACGGTTTCCTGAACAACGACAAGGTCAAGATCGGCTTGCCCAGCGTGCTCGATAAAGCCATGCCGCTGTTGCGGATGACCGGCCAGGGACAGAAGCTGGACGACCTGGTGGTGTCGATGAACCATGCCGCGGAACAGGCGGTGCCGCTGGCCAAGCCCTTGCTGTTGAATGCGGTCAAATCGATGTCGGTCACCGACGCAAAAAATATCCTGACCGGCGGCGATACCTCGGTGACCGATTTCTTCAAGCAAAAGACTTCGGCGCAGCTGGGCCAGAAATTCCTGCCTATCGTCAAAGGCGTGACCGATCGCAACGGCCTGTCGGCGCAATACAATTCGGTCATGGGACAAGTCGGCAAGACCGGCATGGTGCCGGCCCAGCAGAGTACCGTCGAAGGTTATGTCACGCAGCGCGCGCTGGACGGCCTGTACACCATCATCGGCGATGAAGAGAAAGCCATACGCCAGGACCCGGTCGGCGCCGGCAGCGCGATTATCGGCAAGGTGTTCGGCGCATTGAAGTAAAAGCGCCTGGCAGCGATAAACAATAATATGGTTTGAAACTAAGTTTGACAATAACAAAGGGCGCATTGACTGCGCCCTTGTTCATTTATTGGCGCGAGCCACACAGCTCGCGCAGGCCGGATCAGGTCGCGGCGGGGAGTTCTTCCGGCAGGTGCTTGATGGCATCGTGCTGGTGGTCTTGCATCTTGTCCTTGTACTTGATCACCTGGCGATCGAGCTTGTCGATCAGGGCGTCGATGGCGGCATAAAGATCATGGGCAATGCTTTCGGCATGCAGATCTTTTCCTTTTACGCGCAGATTGATTTCCGCTTTTTGGCGTTTTTCTTTTTCAGTAATCTTGTCGACCGTCAGGATCACGCTGATATCGATGACCTGGTCGAAATGGCGTTTGATACGCTCTAGTTTGCTTTGTACGTATTCGCGAATGGCAGGGGTTAACTCGAGGTGATGCCCACTGATGGTGAAGTTCATACAGCGCTCCTATCAAGAATATTGCTGGCGGTCCGGAGCAGGATACGCAGGATCTTTAAGCGGACGGTTCACTACAAACTGTCCTGGCAAGAACCAATGAAACCCGCTTGGTCAGCACACAGCAAGGGTAAGCTTTACAATCAAACCAGAAAAAACTACAAGGCTTTGCGTAAATTAACTGACGGAATTTTCAGTGCTTCGCGATATTTTGCGACGGTGCGGCGGGCAACCACCATACCTTGTTCCGCAAGCATGTCGGCAATCTTGCTGTCAGAGAAAGGATTTTTTGTATCTTCCGCTCCTATCAATTGCTTAATGAGTGCCCTGATTGCCGTTGAGGAAGCCTCTCCACCTGCCTCAGTAGCAACATGGCTGCCGAAGAAATACTTCAGTTCAAACATCCCGTGGGGAGTGAGCATGTATTTCTGAGTGGTTACACGAGAAATAGTACTCTCGTGTAGTCCCAGTGTATCAGCTATTTCACGCAACACAAGCGGCCGCATGGCGACCGCCCCGTGCGAAAAGAAATTCCTCTGGCGCTCGACGATTGCCTGCGCCACGCGCAGGATGGTGTCGAAACGCTGCCGCATATTCTTGATCAGCCACTTGGCTTCCTGCAACTGCGAAGTGAGGGCGCCGTCGCCCTTGCTTTGCTTGAGAATGTTGGCATACAGGACATTTACCCTGAGCCTTGGCATGACGTCATTGTTCAGCATCACCTGCCAGCCCTGCTTGCTGCGCCTGACGATCACGTCCGGCACCACATAGTCGGAGGTGTTGGCGGCGAACGCTGCGCCCGGATGCGGATTGCACTGCTTGATGACGGCCTGCGCCTCGCGCAGGTCCTCGTCGTCGCAGTCGAGCGCTTTCTTGATTTTGTTGAAATCGCGTTGCGCAAAAAGCATCAGGTGGTCTTGTACGATCGCCAACGCCAGGCGGCGCGTGACAAATGGCACTTTGATAAAACGCCTGATCTGCAAGCCCAGGCATTCCGCGGCATTGCGGGCGCCGACGCCGGCCGGGTCGAAACTCTGCACCATCTTCAGCGCCGTCGACAGTTCTTCGATGGCGATCTCCAGTTCCGGCGGCAGGCGCTCGAGGATCTCCTCCAGCGATTCTTCCAGGTAGCCGTTGTCGTCCAGCGCATCGATGGTCAGTTCGACCAGGGCGCGGTCGCGTATGTCGTTCAGCGTCTCGCGCATCTGCTGCAACAGGTGTTCGCGCAGGGTGCATTCGTGGGCTTCCAGCTGCGGCCGCGCATCTTCGTCATCCGGCGTCTTCGAACTGCGCGCGACGTCGTCGAAACTCCATTCGCTGTCACCGCTTTCCGCGCCGCTTTCGACGGCCGGCGGTGTGTCCAGGCCGGCTTCGCTTTCGCTCGGCGAGCTGCTCACTTCGCTGTCGCCCACCGGCGCGTCCATGGTTGACGTGGTGCCGCTGATGGCGCCGTCCGCCAGCAGGCGCACGGAGTTATCGAGCGGGTCGTCGACCCGTTCCAGCAGCGGATTGTCCGACAGGATCTGTTCCAGCTCCTGGTGCAGTTCGAGCGTAGACAATTGCAGCAGCCGGATGGACTGCTGCAACTGAGGCGTCAGCGCAAGATGCTGCGAGGTGCGTAGCTGGAGTGATTGTTTCATGGCTTCCGTGCAGACAATTCACTTGAATTTTCACTTGCATTTCTTTGTTCGGGGCAGGCTGCCGCAGCAGCGCGGCGAATTGCCTGTCCCCGACCGTTCAGTTGCGTTCCGCTGAAGCTACATGCGGAAATGCTCGCCCAGGTACACGCGCCGCACCGACTCATCGGCGATGATGTCGTCCGGACTGCCGCTGGCCAGCACGCTGCCTTGGTTGATGATATAGGCGCGGTCGCAGATGCCGAGTGTCTCGCGCACGTTGTGGTCGGTGATCAGCACGCCGATGCCGCGTTCCTTGAGGAAGCGGACGATGCGCTGGATTTCGATCACGGCGATCGGATCGATACCGGCAAACGGTTCGTCCAGCAGCACGAAGCGCGGATTGGTGGCTAGCGCGCGGGCGATTTCGACACGCCGGCGCTCGCCGCCGGACAGTGATAGCGCCTGGTTTTCACGCAGCTTCTCGATTTGCAGTTCATGCAGCAGTTTCTGCAGCTGCTCGTCGATTTCGGCCTTGGTGAGCGGCTTGCCGTTGGGCCGCTGCAGTTCCAGGACGGCGCGGATATTGTCTTCCACCGTCAGCTTGCGGAATACCGACGCCTCTTGCGGCAGGTACGACAGGCCAAGCACCGCGCGCCTGTGGATAGGCAAGCGCGAAATGTCGACGCCGTCGAGGTCGATCTCGCCGCCGTCCGACGGCACCAGGCCGACGATCATGTAGAACGATGTAGTCTTGCCGGCGCCATTGGGGCCAAGCAGTCCGACCACTTCGCCGCATCGGACTTCCAGCGAAACATCGTGCACCACCTGGCGCGCGCCGTAGCTTTTCTGCAGACCTTTGACGATCAGGGTGCTGGGAGCGCCGCTCACTGATGTGCTCACTGCGGCGCTCATTGCGGCGCCTTCGGGCGCGGCTGGATGACGGCGCGTATGCGTCCGGCGCCCGGCTGGCTGTTGCCGTTGACGGTATTGTTGACCGAATAGAATTCGGTGCGGCTGTCGTAGGAAATGAACTCGCCGTTGACTTCGTCGGTCGGCTTGTCGCCCTGCAGGCGGCGCATTTGCGCCTTGGAGAACAGCTTGGTGATTTCAGTCTTGCCGTCGTATTCGATGCGTTCCGCATGGCCGTCGATCCACAGGTCAGGACCGCCGTCGCGTTTTTGCTTGAACGTGGCGAGTTTTCCCGGATCCGCGTACAAGGTGGCGAACTGGTAGCCGGATGGGTCGGTGGTCACCACCACGCGGTCGGCTTTCATCAGCAGCGTGCCGCGTGTCAGGACCACGTTGCCGGTGGCGACATTGACCTGTTTGACGTCGTCATAGGTGAGCTGGTCGGAATCGATCAGCGTCGGTTTTTCGGAGTCTGCTTTTTCTGCATGCGCCAGGTTCACGGCGCTTAGCAACAGCAGGGATATGAAAAATAGTCGTTTCATGAAAAATCCTGGATAAAGGATAGAGCGGTATGCATAAAATAATTTGCAGGATCAGCGAGGTTTCGGCGGGAACACGCCATGCACCTTGCTGAACATTTTCAGCACCCGCGTGGAATTATTGAAATCCATGCCGGTGCCGTGCAATGTCGATTGTCCCAGTATCATTTCCACCGGCTTGTCGGATTGCATGACGTCATCGTCGGGCAATAGCAGCAGGTATTCGGATTTCAGGTGGAAATTGTCGGCCTGCGGCGTCTTAGGCCGGTCCGCATTGACGTTGCCGTACAAATGCACCTTGCTGTTGTTGTCTTCAATCTTGCCACGGTCGGCGCGCAGGTTCATCGGCGGCTTTTCCTTGTCCAGGCTATGGATCAGCGGCTTTTGCACGTCAAACGAATCGTCCCCCGGGTTGTGGGTCAGGAGGTCGCCGGCGATGTTGTAGCGCGGCTGGCCGGTGGGCGACATCTGCACGTAATTGAAATGCTCGACGAAATAATCCGGCGCGGTGCGCGTCACCTTCGGCAGCAGGTCTTCGGTATTCTTGTGCATCACTTGCATCAGCCAGAAACTGCCGAGCGCCAGCAGGATGAACAATATCAGCAGCAGCAGGAAGCGGAAGCGGTAAGTGGAGCGCAGGTTTTTCATGCGATGCCTGACGGTGTGGTGCGCAGGTACGACGCCAGCGTGGCGGCGTAGGTATTTTGCGCTTGCATGATCAGGTCGCAGATTTCACGCGCGGCGCCGTGGCCGCCGCCGGCCTGGGTGACGTAATGCACGCGGCTCCTGACATCGGCATGGCCGTTGGGCACGCTGACGGCGAAACCGACTTGCGACAGGATCGGCAAGTCGATCACGTCGTCGCCAATAAAACCGCAGGCATCCGGAGCCAGCTGCAGCTGCTCCAGCAATTTGACGAAAGCCGCATGCTTGTCGTGCACACCCTGCTGCACATGGGCGATGCCAAGGTCGCTGGCGCGCCGGCTGACAATCGCCGACTGCCGTGCGCTGATGATGGCGGTGGCGACGCCGCTTTGCTGCAGCTGCTTGATGCCATGGCCGTCGAGCGCATTGAAGCGCTTGAGCTGTTCGCCGTCGGCGCCATACAGCAGGCCGCCGTCGGTCAGGATGCCGTCGACGTCAAATATCATCAGGCGCACCCGCGCCGCGCGCGCCGTCAGGTCGGCGCGGTTGGCACTATCACCATCGCCCTGCTTGGCCAGGATCGTCATCAGATCACCTTGGCGCGCGTCAGGTCATGGATATGCAGCGCGCCGACCAGCGTGCCGGCGGCGTCGGTCACCAGCAGCTGGTTGATGCGGAACTGCTCCATCATGTGCACCGCGTCGACCGCCAGCTGGTCCGGGCCTATGCTGTGCGGATTGGCGTGCATGACGTCGGCGATCTTCAGCTTGGTGAAATCCTGCACCTGTTCGATCAGGCGCCGCAGGTCGCCGTCGGTAAATACGCCGATGGCATGGAATTTTTCATCCACCACCGCGGTCATGGCAATACCCTTGCGAGTGATTTCCAGCAGCGCGGTCGACAGCGACACGTCCGCGGTCACCGCCGGAATCGCTTCGCCGCCGCGCATGACGTCGCGCACATGGGTCAGCAGGCGCCGCCCGAGGGCGCCGCCGGGATGGGAGCGGGCGAAATCCTCTTCACGGAAACCGCGCGCGTCCAGCAGCGCCACGGCAAGAGCGTCGCCCATCGCCAGCGTGGCGGTGGTGCTGGCGGTTGGCGCCAGGTTCAGCGGGCAGGCTTCCTGGTCGACCTTGACGTCCAGGTGCACATTGGCCAGTTGCGCCAGCGCCGAGTCCTGGTTGCCGGTCATCGCAATCAGGCTGGCGCCCATGCGCTTGATGATCGGCACGATCGCCATCAGTTCGGCGGTTTCGCCCGAATTCGAAATGGCGATGAAAGCATCGTCCTCGGTCACCATGCCGAGGTCGCCGTGCGCCGCTTCAGCAGGATGGATGAACAGGGCAGGGGTGCCGGTAGAGGCCAGGGTAGCGGCGATCTTGCGCGCGATATGGCCGGACTTTCCTATCCCCGACACCACCACCCGGCCGCGGCAATTGAGCAGCAAGGCAATCGCCTGGGCAAAAGGATCGTCGAGGGCGTCGGAAATCCTGTTCTTTAGTGCGATGATGGCGTCGGCTTCGATTTGCAGGGTGCTGCGAGCAAGCTTCAGCGCACGGCCGGCATCGAATGACTGGGGCAGGGTTTGGGGCAAAATTTTGGTATCGGTTAGACTCATCCCGAAAGTATAAACGAAATCGCAAAGCAAAAAACTTGCCAGTCCCGATCGGCTTCAATTAATCTGTGTTCAGTCCTCACTATAGTGTTTCGCAAACAATGAAACACTGCGCGGTTGGCATTGCTGCAACATAATGTTGATATTGAAATAATTATTTACCAATCATGCTTACCGGACTAGAACTGACAATCTTGCTGCTCGGCTCCGCCGTA
Coding sequences within it:
- the aroKB gene encoding bifunctional shikimate kinase/3-dehydroquinate synthase AroKB yields the protein MVRYTGNIFLVGLMGAGKTTVGRALAKKLNKLFIDSDHEIEARTGVSIPLIFEIEGEESFRQRETEVIRDLSGRRGIVLATGGGAVMRPENREYLKSRGTVIYLRASIHNILQRTSRDKNRPLLQTADPRRRLEELSRQREPYYRDVADIVIDTGRPNVQFLVHSILSQLDLLPDEPGQGSGTVNNQAGAIVPNSPNSSMDQQLTQQSTPPAPAPTITLQVELGERSYPIEIGPSLLNDRERIARLITGKQVAVVTNTTVAPLYLQGFSQALKDAGKSVLEIVLPDGEEEKNWASLMQIFDRLLGAKCDRKTTLIALGGGVIGDLTGFAASAYMRGVPFVQIPTTLLAQVDSSVGGKTGINHPLGKNMIGAFYQPQAVIADTMTLHSLPERELSAGLAEVIKYGAVIDAEFFTWIEANIGKLMARDNAALAYAIRRSCELKADVVRQDEREGGLRAILNFGHTFGHAIESGLGYGKWLHGEAVGCGMVMAADLSHRLGHISAVDKERVSALVRAAGLPTEAPNLGAQRWLELMQIDKKNEDGQIKFILMKPLGGHLITGAPQDALLATLQQLASGDLPQ
- a CDS encoding deoxyguanosinetriphosphate triphosphohydrolase, producing MNPEASLALYAAHSALSRGRLFEETPPSARSEFQRDRDRIIHCTAFRRLEYKTQVFVNHEGDLFRTRLTHSIEVAQIARSIARNLQLNEDLVEAISLAHDLGHTPFGHAGQDALNDCMEGHGGFEHNLQSLRVVDQLEQRYGAFDGLNLMFETREGILKHCSLANAKKLGDIGERFIQRKQPSLEAQVANLADEIAYNNHDVDDGLRSGLLTLEQMNQIDFYARHSREVERLFPGLGGRRAINETVRRMINALITDLIQTSQQRILDARLQSVDDVRNAPPLIAFSDGMAQQAALLKRFLRENLYRHYLVNRMTAKARRIVAELYACFSAEPNLLPPDYQLDQAGAAGANSQARAIADYIAGMTDRYAIREHRRLFLVDEGHL
- a CDS encoding DUF4197 domain-containing protein, yielding MRRIYQTAVTLTLAAAASAALALSLSDLSNQDASSGLKAALQKGADVAVSKLGVENGFLNNDKVKIGLPSVLDKAMPLLRMTGQGQKLDDLVVSMNHAAEQAVPLAKPLLLNAVKSMSVTDAKNILTGGDTSVTDFFKQKTSAQLGQKFLPIVKGVTDRNGLSAQYNSVMGQVGKTGMVPAQQSTVEGYVTQRALDGLYTIIGDEEKAIRQDPVGAGSAIIGKVFGALK
- the hpf gene encoding ribosome hibernation-promoting factor, HPF/YfiA family, producing MNFTISGHHLELTPAIREYVQSKLERIKRHFDQVIDISVILTVDKITEKEKRQKAEINLRVKGKDLHAESIAHDLYAAIDALIDKLDRQVIKYKDKMQDHQHDAIKHLPEELPAAT
- a CDS encoding RNA polymerase factor sigma-54; this encodes MKQSLQLRTSQHLALTPQLQQSIRLLQLSTLELHQELEQILSDNPLLERVDDPLDNSVRLLADGAISGTTSTMDAPVGDSEVSSSPSESEAGLDTPPAVESGAESGDSEWSFDDVARSSKTPDDEDARPQLEAHECTLREHLLQQMRETLNDIRDRALVELTIDALDDNGYLEESLEEILERLPPELEIAIEELSTALKMVQSFDPAGVGARNAAECLGLQIRRFIKVPFVTRRLALAIVQDHLMLFAQRDFNKIKKALDCDDEDLREAQAVIKQCNPHPGAAFAANTSDYVVPDVIVRRSKQGWQVMLNNDVMPRLRVNVLYANILKQSKGDGALTSQLQEAKWLIKNMRQRFDTILRVAQAIVERQRNFFSHGAVAMRPLVLREIADTLGLHESTISRVTTQKYMLTPHGMFELKYFFGSHVATEAGGEASSTAIRALIKQLIGAEDTKNPFSDSKIADMLAEQGMVVARRTVAKYREALKIPSVNLRKAL
- the lptB gene encoding LPS export ABC transporter ATP-binding protein translates to MSAAVSTSVSGAPSTLIVKGLQKSYGARQVVHDVSLEVRCGEVVGLLGPNGAGKTTSFYMIVGLVPSDGGEIDLDGVDISRLPIHRRAVLGLSYLPQEASVFRKLTVEDNIRAVLELQRPNGKPLTKAEIDEQLQKLLHELQIEKLRENQALSLSGGERRRVEIARALATNPRFVLLDEPFAGIDPIAVIEIQRIVRFLKERGIGVLITDHNVRETLGICDRAYIINQGSVLASGSPDDIIADESVRRVYLGEHFRM
- the lptA gene encoding lipopolysaccharide transport periplasmic protein LptA, with product MKRLFFISLLLLSAVNLAHAEKADSEKPTLIDSDQLTYDDVKQVNVATGNVVLTRGTLLMKADRVVVTTDPSGYQFATLYADPGKLATFKQKRDGGPDLWIDGHAERIEYDGKTEITKLFSKAQMRRLQGDKPTDEVNGEFISYDSRTEFYSVNNTVNGNSQPGAGRIRAVIQPRPKAPQ
- the lptC gene encoding LPS export ABC transporter periplasmic protein LptC, giving the protein MKNLRSTYRFRFLLLLILFILLALGSFWLMQVMHKNTEDLLPKVTRTAPDYFVEHFNYVQMSPTGQPRYNIAGDLLTHNPGDDSFDVQKPLIHSLDKEKPPMNLRADRGKIEDNNSKVHLYGNVNADRPKTPQADNFHLKSEYLLLLPDDDVMQSDKPVEMILGQSTLHGTGMDFNNSTRVLKMFSKVHGVFPPKPR
- a CDS encoding KdsC family phosphatase is translated as MTILAKQGDGDSANRADLTARAARVRLMIFDVDGILTDGGLLYGADGEQLKRFNALDGHGIKQLQQSGVATAIISARQSAIVSRRASDLGIAHVQQGVHDKHAAFVKLLEQLQLAPDACGFIGDDVIDLPILSQVGFAVSVPNGHADVRSRVHYVTQAGGGHGAAREICDLIMQAQNTYAATLASYLRTTPSGIA
- a CDS encoding KpsF/GutQ family sugar-phosphate isomerase, with the protein product MSLTDTKILPQTLPQSFDAGRALKLARSTLQIEADAIIALKNRISDALDDPFAQAIALLLNCRGRVVVSGIGKSGHIARKIAATLASTGTPALFIHPAEAAHGDLGMVTEDDAFIAISNSGETAELMAIVPIIKRMGASLIAMTGNQDSALAQLANVHLDVKVDQEACPLNLAPTASTTATLAMGDALAVALLDARGFREEDFARSHPGGALGRRLLTHVRDVMRGGEAIPAVTADVSLSTALLEITRKGIAMTAVVDEKFHAIGVFTDGDLRRLIEQVQDFTKLKIADVMHANPHSIGPDQLAVDAVHMMEQFRINQLLVTDAAGTLVGALHIHDLTRAKVI